The window ggCCTCGCCCCCCACGAAGTCtccttcctccgcctccttgaAGCCGTTACCAACGGCTCCGTAATCGATGTCTCCTACAGCGGCACAACCCTCGCCTACCAACCCGGCCTCATCACCGGCAGCGTTCCCGGCGCGGGCACATTCCTCTCAAACGACCTAATAGAAcacaccatccccgccaacaacacccgtGGCATCActtacttcctcctcccgctcgccTTACTAGCCCCGTTCTCAAAAGCCCATATGAATGTCCGTTTCTCTGGGCCGGGTGTCATCACTTCGTCTACCAACGCCCCAGGGGATCTCTCAATCGATACCTTCCGAACCGCCATCCTGCCATTGTACGGTCTATTTGGCATCCCCCCCGCGCGTATCGAGCTCCGAGTCCTCTCCCGTTCCTGCCCAGGGTcaggagggaagggaggcggcggtgtAGTCGAGCTTCGCTTCGCCAGTCAAGTCCGTCTTCCCAAAACCCTTCACCTGAATCGCAAACCGGGGAGGATCAGGAGGATCAGAGGAGTGGCGTACTGCACGGGTGTGTCGGCGTCGCACAACAATCGCATGATCACTTCTGCTAGAGGAGTTCTCAACCAGTTGGTGAGCGATGTTCACGTGGCGGCGCAGTATGATCCTGCGCCGTTGGtgcaggagaaggggagcacgatgaagaagaagattggTATTGGTTTTGGCTTGTCCCTCGTGGCGGAATCGAGCGCGGAGGGGGTTATCTAT is drawn from Podospora pseudocomata strain CBS 415.72m chromosome 1 map unlocalized CBS415.72m_1, whole genome shotgun sequence and contains these coding sequences:
- a CDS encoding uncharacterized protein (COG:A; EggNog:ENOG503NWTY; BUSCO:EOG0926307V), giving the protein MADSKPQFIRLTGHRAFTQRLVLATLSGKPIHITKIRSTSPTNPGLAPHEVSFLRLLEAVTNGSVIDVSYSGTTLAYQPGLITGSVPGAGTFLSNDLIEHTIPANNTRGITYFLLPLALLAPFSKAHMNVRFSGPGVITSSTNAPGDLSIDTFRTAILPLYGLFGIPPARIELRVLSRSCPGSGGKGGGGVVELRFASQVRLPKTLHLNRKPGRIRRIRGVAYCTGVSASHNNRMITSARGVLNQLVSDVHVAAQYDPAPLVQEKGSTMKKKIGIGFGLSLVAESSAEGVIYAADVVAPPEGGVVPEDVGTRCAYQLLEVIAQGGCVSAAAAPTVLTLMAMGSEDVGRVRLGRDVLGREETIGLARDLKAFGAASWGIRDADKDEDEATGELIVSVKGVGNIGRKVA